Proteins found in one Bacillus subtilis subsp. subtilis str. 168 genomic segment:
- the clsC gene encoding minor cardiolipin synthetase (Evidence 2b: Function from indirect experimental evidences (e.g. phenotypes); PubMedId: 14973018, 15743965, 16514141, 26025016; Product type e: enzyme), protein MLKRRLEFFFLYMMLIGAYVIWFFPVSRLEFYGGLLCYISIILFSIYSLILENRTSQHTLLWIHILVFFPIVGYVFYLFSGQLYVKGKLFKTKRMYNREKLRKLFDKEETPEVTGLKDNQERFFTYSIRAAHMNINTKSNIKVLKNGEETFPDIFKAMRKAESYIHIEYYMFKSDMLGRGMMDIMMEKARQGVEVRFLYDAAGSMKLARRDIMRMKQAGVDIVPFSPLKYGFFNQKLNFRNHRKIVIIDGKTGFVGGLNVGKEYISRDPYIGFWRDTHLRLEGEIVQTLHAIFMLDWEYVSNEVLIDQEEYNTPVPVEGGGIYQIVATGPDMKESMSDLYYEMISSAQKSIWIATPYFVPNESIRTALKAAATKGVEVRVMVPEKNDSFLTQYASRSYFPELLLEGIEVYSYQKGFMHQKVMIIDGDLASVGTANMDMRSFQLNFEVNVFFTDAEAIRTLEAHFEEDMQESEKLSPVGFYKRGVADRTKESFARLFSGVL, encoded by the coding sequence ATGCTGAAAAGGAGACTGGAATTTTTCTTTTTATATATGATGCTCATCGGGGCATATGTCATTTGGTTTTTTCCGGTTTCCAGACTTGAGTTTTACGGAGGATTGCTTTGCTATATAAGCATTATTTTGTTCAGCATCTATTCATTAATTCTTGAAAACCGCACCTCGCAGCACACGCTGCTATGGATCCATATTCTTGTCTTTTTTCCAATCGTCGGCTACGTGTTTTATCTGTTTTCGGGACAGCTTTATGTAAAGGGAAAGCTGTTTAAGACAAAACGAATGTACAACAGGGAAAAGCTCAGGAAGCTGTTTGACAAGGAGGAAACGCCCGAAGTGACAGGGCTGAAGGACAATCAAGAGAGGTTCTTTACATATTCCATCAGGGCTGCCCATATGAATATCAATACGAAAAGCAACATCAAAGTGCTGAAAAACGGCGAAGAAACCTTCCCGGACATTTTCAAAGCAATGAGAAAAGCGGAATCTTACATACATATTGAATACTACATGTTTAAATCAGACATGCTCGGACGCGGCATGATGGATATTATGATGGAGAAAGCGCGCCAGGGTGTCGAGGTGAGGTTTTTATACGATGCGGCAGGAAGCATGAAGCTGGCAAGAAGAGATATTATGAGAATGAAACAAGCGGGGGTGGACATCGTCCCGTTTTCTCCGCTGAAATACGGGTTTTTCAACCAGAAGCTGAATTTCAGAAATCACCGGAAAATCGTGATCATCGATGGGAAAACCGGTTTTGTGGGTGGATTAAATGTCGGGAAGGAATATATCAGCAGAGATCCGTACATCGGATTTTGGAGAGATACACACCTGCGGCTTGAGGGGGAAATTGTGCAAACGCTCCACGCTATCTTTATGCTGGATTGGGAATATGTCTCCAATGAAGTGCTAATTGATCAAGAGGAGTACAATACCCCGGTTCCCGTGGAAGGAGGAGGCATTTATCAAATTGTCGCGACAGGCCCTGACATGAAGGAAAGCATGAGCGACCTTTATTATGAAATGATTTCTTCAGCGCAGAAATCAATATGGATCGCCACGCCCTATTTTGTCCCCAATGAATCCATTCGCACGGCGCTAAAAGCAGCGGCGACAAAGGGGGTAGAGGTAAGGGTTATGGTGCCGGAGAAGAACGACAGCTTTTTGACCCAATACGCGTCGAGGTCCTATTTCCCGGAGCTGCTCCTTGAGGGCATTGAAGTGTACTCCTACCAAAAAGGCTTCATGCATCAAAAAGTCATGATCATTGATGGCGATCTCGCCTCCGTCGGTACCGCGAATATGGACATGCGCAGCTTTCAGCTCAACTTTGAAGTGAATGTGTTCTTCACGGATGCCGAAGCGATCCGAACCCTTGAGGCCCATTTTGAAGAGGATATGCAGGAAAGTGAAAAGCTCAGCCCTGTCGGCTTTTATAAAAGAGGTGTGGCTGACCGGACAAAAGAGTCGTTTGCCCGCCTGTTTTCAGGTGTTCTGTAA
- the narJ gene encoding nitrate reductase molybdenum cofactor assembly chaperone NarJ (Evidence 1a: Function from experimental evidences in the studied strain; PubMedId: 7557333, 7860592, 8846791, 11289299; Product type e: enzyme): MNTTDRQITFSALSCLLSYPDEEWRAELPDWKALIQEIGNRQIREKLLHFFETSASYSPEALIEHYVYTFDFGKKTNMYVTYFNSGEQRERGIELLHLKNTYEQSGFLPTEKELPDYLPLMLEFAAAAEIEAARSVFEKYLSNVRELASRLEKNDSIYAELLHVLLAALENIGVRESVEGAVQA, encoded by the coding sequence ATGAACACCACAGACCGGCAAATCACGTTCTCTGCTCTTTCCTGTCTTCTCTCTTATCCGGATGAAGAGTGGAGAGCCGAGCTTCCCGATTGGAAGGCTCTTATCCAAGAAATCGGCAACCGGCAAATCCGGGAGAAGCTGCTGCACTTTTTCGAGACGTCAGCCAGCTATTCTCCGGAAGCGCTGATTGAACACTATGTCTATACATTCGACTTCGGGAAAAAAACAAATATGTATGTCACCTACTTTAACTCAGGCGAGCAAAGGGAACGCGGCATTGAATTGCTGCATTTAAAAAACACATACGAGCAATCCGGTTTCCTGCCGACAGAGAAAGAGCTGCCTGATTATCTGCCGCTGATGCTGGAATTTGCTGCGGCTGCAGAAATTGAAGCAGCGAGAAGCGTGTTTGAGAAATATCTGTCCAATGTGAGGGAGCTGGCATCCCGTCTCGAAAAAAATGACAGTATATACGCTGAACTGCTGCACGTGCTGCTGGCCGCGCTTGAAAACATTGGCGTACGTGAAAGCGTTGAAGGGGCTGTTCAGGCATGA
- the narI gene encoding nitrate reductase (gamma subunit) (Evidence 1a: Function from experimental evidences in the studied strain; PubMedId: 7557333, 7860592, 8846791, 11289299, 15849754, 16850406, 22103536; Product type e: enzyme) codes for MSGQILWGIMPYIVLTIFIGGHIYRYQHDQFGWTAKSSELLEKKKLAAGSTLFHWGLLCVVGGHVMGILIPEGVYASLGISEHMYHKMAIGAGLPAGIAACTGLVILTYRRLFDKRIRKTSSPSDILTLLLLLFMMLSGVAATFLNIDSKGFDYRTTVGPWFREIVLFRPDASLMESVPLWFKFHIVIGYVVFILWPFTRLVHVFSLPLKYLTRSYVVYRKRS; via the coding sequence ATGAGCGGGCAGATCCTCTGGGGTATTATGCCATACATTGTATTGACAATCTTTATCGGCGGCCATATTTACCGCTATCAGCATGACCAATTTGGCTGGACGGCGAAATCAAGCGAGCTGTTAGAAAAGAAAAAACTTGCGGCTGGCAGCACACTTTTTCACTGGGGACTGCTGTGCGTTGTCGGCGGGCATGTCATGGGGATTCTGATCCCAGAAGGCGTGTATGCTTCCCTTGGCATTTCAGAGCATATGTATCACAAAATGGCGATTGGCGCTGGCTTGCCGGCGGGCATTGCGGCATGTACCGGACTTGTCATCCTGACGTACAGAAGGCTGTTTGACAAAAGAATCCGCAAAACGAGCTCGCCATCCGATATCCTTACGCTCCTCCTGCTGCTGTTCATGATGCTGTCAGGCGTTGCGGCCACGTTTCTCAACATTGATTCGAAAGGATTTGATTACCGGACCACAGTCGGGCCCTGGTTCAGGGAAATCGTTTTGTTCAGGCCTGACGCCTCTTTGATGGAGAGTGTCCCGCTATGGTTTAAGTTTCATATTGTGATAGGATACGTCGTTTTTATCCTGTGGCCGTTTACGAGATTGGTTCATGTGTTCAGTCTGCCGCTCAAGTATCTGACCCGCAGCTACGTTGTATATCGGAAACGCTCGTGA
- the narH gene encoding nitrate reductase (beta subunit) (Evidence 1a: Function from experimental evidences in the studied strain; PubMedId: 7557333, 7860592, 8846791, 11289299, 15849754, 16850406, 22103536; Product type e: enzyme), with the protein MKIKAQIGMVMNLDKCIGCHTCSVTCKNTWTNRSGAEYMYFNNVETKPGIGYPKQWEDQDKYKGGWTLKKGKLELKSGSKTNRLAGLFYNPNQPSIDDYYEPWNYDYETLTNSPQKKHQPVARPKSSLTGDFMNIEWGPNWEDDLAGGHITGLEDPNVQKMEESIKTEFDDVFMMYLPRICEHCINPACVSSCPSGAMYKREEDGIVLVDQNACRSWRYCVSSCPYKKVYFNWQTNKAEKCTLCFPRLEAGLPTICSETCVGRIRYLGVMLYDADKVEEAASVENEKDLYHSQLDVFLDPNDPEVAKLAKEQGIPAEWIEAAQQSPIYKMIIDWKIALPLHPEYRTLPMVWYIPPLSPIMNLFEGKGSRQTAEDIFPAIDQMRIPIDYLAQLLTAGDTDHIRSTLKKMSVMRQYMRAVQTNKSIDPELISSVGLTEQQIEDMYRLLAIAKYDDRFVIPSSHREEVSDLYAEQGSCGLSFSGGPGSCF; encoded by the coding sequence TTGAAGATTAAAGCGCAAATCGGTATGGTCATGAACTTGGATAAATGCATCGGCTGCCACACGTGCAGCGTCACCTGCAAAAACACGTGGACAAACCGTTCCGGTGCGGAATATATGTACTTCAATAATGTAGAAACAAAGCCGGGCATCGGCTACCCGAAGCAATGGGAGGACCAGGACAAATATAAAGGCGGCTGGACATTGAAAAAAGGAAAGCTCGAGCTGAAATCGGGCTCGAAAACCAATCGGCTTGCAGGCCTTTTCTATAATCCGAATCAGCCGTCAATTGATGATTACTATGAACCTTGGAACTATGATTATGAAACATTAACGAACAGCCCGCAGAAAAAACACCAGCCGGTAGCACGCCCGAAATCGTCCTTGACGGGGGATTTCATGAATATCGAATGGGGACCGAACTGGGAGGACGATCTCGCAGGCGGCCACATTACGGGACTTGAAGATCCCAACGTACAAAAGATGGAGGAATCGATCAAAACAGAATTCGATGACGTCTTTATGATGTATTTGCCCCGTATTTGCGAGCACTGCATCAACCCGGCATGCGTCTCATCCTGTCCATCCGGCGCCATGTACAAACGCGAGGAGGACGGCATTGTGCTTGTGGATCAAAACGCATGCCGTTCATGGAGATATTGCGTCTCATCCTGTCCTTATAAAAAAGTCTATTTTAACTGGCAAACGAACAAAGCGGAAAAATGCACACTCTGCTTTCCGCGTTTGGAGGCGGGACTGCCAACCATCTGCTCTGAGACGTGTGTTGGCAGAATCCGCTACCTCGGCGTCATGCTATATGACGCGGACAAAGTGGAGGAAGCGGCATCTGTTGAAAATGAAAAGGATCTCTACCATTCCCAATTGGACGTTTTTCTTGATCCGAATGATCCTGAGGTTGCCAAACTGGCAAAAGAACAAGGCATTCCGGCTGAATGGATAGAGGCCGCGCAGCAATCACCGATCTATAAAATGATCATTGACTGGAAGATCGCGCTGCCGCTTCATCCTGAGTACCGCACGCTGCCAATGGTGTGGTACATTCCGCCGCTCAGCCCGATTATGAATCTCTTTGAAGGAAAAGGCAGCCGGCAAACGGCGGAAGATATTTTTCCGGCTATCGACCAAATGAGAATCCCGATAGATTATTTGGCGCAGCTGTTAACAGCCGGTGATACGGATCATATTCGGTCAACATTAAAGAAAATGTCTGTCATGCGCCAGTATATGAGAGCGGTCCAGACGAATAAATCAATCGATCCGGAACTGATCTCCAGTGTCGGCTTAACAGAACAGCAAATTGAAGATATGTATCGGCTGCTTGCGATTGCCAAATATGATGACCGCTTTGTGATTCCGAGCAGCCATCGAGAAGAAGTATCAGATTTATACGCTGAACAAGGAAGCTGCGGCTTATCATTTTCAGGCGGCCCCGGCTCCTGTTTCTAA
- the narG gene encoding nitrate reductase (alpha subunit) (Evidence 2a: Function from experimental evidences in other organisms; PubMedId: 11289299, 7557333, 7860592, 8846791; Product type e: enzyme): MKKKKRSPLFRRLNYFSPIEHHSNKHSQTTREDRDWENVYRNRWQYDKVVRSTHGVNCTGSCSWNIYVKNGIVTWEGQNLNYPSTGPDMPDFEPRGCPRGASFSWYIYSPLRVKYPYVRGVLINLWREALQTHQNPLEAWKSIVENPEKAKSYKQARGKGGFVRAEWPEVLKLISASLLYTVMKYGPDRNVGFSPIPAMSMISHASGSRFMSLIGGPMLSFYDWYADLPPASPQIWGDQTDVPESSDWYNSGYIITWGSNVPLTRTPDAHFLAEARYKGAKVISISPDFAESSKFADDWLSIRQGTDGALAMAMGHVILQEFYVNQETERFIEYAKQYTDFPFLVTLSKENGVYTAGRFLHAKDIGRKTKHDQWKPAVWDEQTSSFAIPQGTMGSRWDGQQKWNLHMIDEETGEPIEPRLSVLGIEDEIGTVRIPYFSNDGNKVLERDLPIKKMNLNGEETYITTVFDLILANYGVNRGIGERSAVSYDDPEPFTPAWQEQMTGIKKEAVVKIAREFAQNAIDTDGRSMIIVGAGINHWFNSDTIYRAVLNLVLLVGAQGVNGGGWAHYVGQEKLRPAEGWQTIATAKDWEGVPKLQNGTSFFYFATDQWRYEDQPISDLASPIAASSRYKHHADYNVLAARLGWLPSYPTFNQNGIDLYKEAEKAGAATPEDVGAYVASQLQEKKLKFAIEDPDNEVNFPRNLFVWRANLISSSGKGHEYFLKHLLGTTNGLMNDDSDSIRPEEIKWREQAPEGKLDLLINLDFRMAGTALYSDIVLPAATWYEKHDLSSTDMHPFIHPFAPAISAPWESKSDWDIFKALSKAVSDLAEEVDMEPVKEVVATPLLHDTMQELAQPFGKINDWSKGECEAIPGKTMPNIQVVERDYKHIFHKMTALGPNVALKPSGTKGMSWSIADEYESLKQRLGEITSDSVAKGCPNISEAKQAAEAILTLSSTSNGKVAVKAWESLENITNLKLKDLAEEREEECFTFEQITAQPKTVITSPAFTGSEKGGRRYSPFTTNVEKLIPWRTLTGRQSYYVDHELMMEFGETMATFKPILQHRPFLSKRPDQEGKEIVLNYLTPHNKWSVHSMYFDSLPMLTLFRGGPTVWMNKDDAEDTDIKDNDWIECFNRNGVVVARAVLSHRIPKGMAFMHHAQDRHINVPGTKLTNNRGGTHNSPTRIHVKPTQMIGGYAQLSYGFNYYGPTGNQRDLNVVIRKLKEVDWLED; the protein is encoded by the coding sequence CAACAGGCCCGGATATGCCTGATTTTGAACCGAGAGGCTGCCCGCGGGGGGCCAGTTTTTCATGGTATATCTACAGCCCGCTCCGTGTGAAATATCCATACGTGCGCGGTGTGCTGATCAATTTGTGGCGGGAGGCATTGCAGACGCATCAAAATCCATTGGAAGCCTGGAAATCGATCGTCGAAAACCCTGAAAAAGCGAAGTCCTATAAACAGGCGAGAGGGAAAGGCGGTTTTGTGCGCGCTGAATGGCCGGAGGTGCTGAAGCTGATTTCAGCCTCTCTGCTGTATACAGTGATGAAATACGGGCCTGACCGAAACGTCGGTTTTTCTCCGATTCCGGCCATGTCCATGATCAGCCACGCATCAGGCTCCCGGTTTATGTCGTTAATCGGAGGCCCTATGCTCAGTTTTTATGACTGGTATGCGGATCTTCCTCCAGCATCCCCGCAAATTTGGGGTGACCAGACGGACGTTCCGGAAAGCAGTGATTGGTACAATTCCGGCTATATTATCACATGGGGCTCCAACGTTCCGTTAACGAGAACGCCTGACGCGCATTTTTTGGCGGAGGCCCGCTATAAAGGCGCTAAGGTCATTTCGATCAGTCCAGATTTTGCGGAATCCTCAAAGTTCGCGGATGACTGGCTGAGTATTCGCCAAGGGACTGACGGGGCGCTTGCGATGGCGATGGGTCACGTTATTCTGCAGGAATTTTACGTGAACCAAGAAACTGAACGTTTTATTGAGTACGCGAAGCAATACACTGATTTTCCATTTCTCGTCACTCTGTCAAAAGAAAATGGCGTATACACAGCGGGACGGTTTCTGCATGCGAAGGACATCGGGCGGAAGACAAAGCATGATCAGTGGAAGCCTGCGGTTTGGGATGAACAGACAAGTTCATTTGCCATACCCCAAGGGACAATGGGCTCGCGCTGGGACGGGCAGCAGAAATGGAACCTGCACATGATTGATGAAGAAACCGGGGAACCGATTGAACCCCGTCTCTCTGTGCTGGGAATAGAGGACGAAATCGGCACGGTGCGCATCCCGTATTTTTCAAATGACGGAAACAAAGTGCTCGAGCGGGATCTTCCTATTAAAAAAATGAACCTGAACGGTGAAGAAACGTACATCACGACCGTGTTTGACTTGATACTGGCTAACTACGGCGTGAACCGGGGCATCGGCGAACGATCGGCTGTCTCCTATGATGACCCTGAGCCGTTTACGCCTGCCTGGCAGGAACAAATGACAGGAATCAAAAAAGAAGCTGTCGTTAAGATTGCCAGAGAGTTTGCCCAAAATGCGATCGATACAGACGGCCGGTCCATGATTATCGTAGGGGCCGGCATTAACCACTGGTTCAACTCCGACACGATCTACCGAGCAGTGTTAAATCTTGTTTTACTTGTAGGCGCCCAAGGCGTAAACGGCGGAGGCTGGGCCCATTACGTGGGGCAGGAAAAGCTCCGACCTGCTGAAGGGTGGCAGACGATTGCAACTGCAAAGGACTGGGAAGGCGTGCCCAAGCTGCAAAATGGCACCTCATTTTTCTACTTTGCGACAGATCAGTGGCGTTATGAGGACCAGCCGATCAGTGATTTGGCATCACCGATTGCTGCTTCATCCCGCTACAAGCACCACGCTGATTACAATGTGCTGGCGGCGCGGCTAGGGTGGCTTCCGTCTTACCCGACTTTCAATCAAAATGGCATCGATCTGTATAAAGAAGCTGAAAAAGCAGGGGCAGCAACACCTGAAGACGTAGGTGCGTACGTGGCCTCACAGCTCCAAGAGAAAAAACTGAAATTCGCGATTGAAGATCCTGACAATGAAGTGAATTTCCCAAGGAATCTCTTTGTATGGCGGGCAAATCTGATCTCAAGCTCAGGAAAAGGGCATGAATATTTTCTCAAGCATTTGCTGGGGACAACGAACGGTTTAATGAATGACGACAGCGACAGCATCCGCCCAGAAGAAATCAAATGGCGGGAGCAGGCGCCGGAAGGAAAGCTCGACTTATTAATCAATCTTGATTTTCGAATGGCGGGTACGGCGCTGTATTCCGATATCGTGCTGCCGGCGGCGACATGGTATGAAAAACACGATCTCAGCAGCACAGATATGCATCCGTTCATTCATCCATTTGCTCCTGCGATCTCGGCTCCGTGGGAATCGAAGTCAGACTGGGATATTTTCAAGGCGCTGTCAAAAGCCGTTTCCGATCTGGCAGAAGAAGTCGATATGGAGCCGGTGAAAGAAGTGGTTGCGACACCGCTGCTCCACGACACCATGCAGGAATTGGCCCAGCCATTCGGCAAAATCAATGACTGGAGCAAAGGCGAATGTGAAGCCATTCCGGGAAAAACGATGCCGAACATCCAAGTCGTTGAACGGGATTACAAACACATTTTTCATAAAATGACTGCACTTGGTCCGAACGTTGCTTTAAAGCCGAGCGGAACAAAAGGGATGAGCTGGTCAATAGCCGATGAATATGAATCACTCAAACAGAGACTGGGAGAAATCACCTCGGACAGCGTGGCAAAGGGATGTCCAAATATAAGTGAAGCAAAGCAGGCTGCAGAAGCGATTTTAACCCTATCATCCACTTCGAATGGAAAGGTCGCAGTAAAAGCATGGGAATCACTTGAAAACATCACGAACCTGAAGCTGAAAGACCTGGCGGAAGAACGCGAGGAAGAATGCTTTACGTTCGAACAAATTACAGCCCAGCCGAAAACGGTGATCACGTCTCCAGCGTTTACCGGCTCTGAAAAAGGAGGGCGCAGGTATTCGCCGTTTACAACGAATGTTGAAAAATTAATTCCGTGGCGGACGCTGACAGGCAGACAATCCTATTATGTCGATCATGAACTGATGATGGAATTCGGTGAAACGATGGCGACATTCAAACCGATCCTCCAGCATCGCCCGTTTCTGAGCAAACGGCCTGATCAAGAGGGAAAAGAAATCGTCCTCAATTATTTGACGCCGCATAATAAATGGTCTGTCCACAGCATGTATTTTGATTCTCTGCCGATGCTGACGCTGTTCCGCGGCGGGCCGACCGTGTGGATGAATAAAGATGATGCAGAGGACACGGATATCAAAGACAACGATTGGATTGAATGCTTCAACCGAAACGGCGTTGTCGTCGCGAGAGCCGTTTTGTCTCATCGGATTCCTAAAGGAATGGCGTTTATGCACCATGCCCAGGACCGCCACATCAACGTGCCCGGCACAAAGCTGACGAATAACCGCGGAGGCACCCATAACAGCCCGACAAGGATTCACGTCAAGCCGACACAGATGATCGGTGGCTACGCCCAGCTCAGCTACGGCTTTAATTATTACGGTCCAACGGGGAATCAGCGCGACCTGAACGTCGTCATCCGCAAGCTGAAGGAGGTCGATTGGCTTGAAGATTAA